The sequence below is a genomic window from Candidatus Paceibacterota bacterium.
AACATAACAAACCTCCATATGTATCTATTCACCACCTAGACAATAATTTCTAGCTACATTATAGCATCTATATATAGAAAGTCAATATCCGTAGAAGTGCACTTCATTTTCCTTGTTGTCTGTTTGAGAAACAAAGAGGGATCTTTTGTATTTGAGCAGCGTGTTAGACGCCTCTGTCGTCCGAGTTCTTAAGCAGTGATTCGATAATATCAATATCGTGAGGATAGGTAAGTTTGTGGTTTTTGTGGAAATCTCTAAGAACACGGATCTTCACATCCTTTCGGTTTCTCTTCATTAACTCTACATTATCAACATCTTCAAGCCTCTCTTTGGGAACATTGTGGTGCGCCTTTAAGAGTTCTTCAAATGGGAAACATTGCGGAGTATGTCCGTAACAGAAGGAATTCTTATCAAAAGCTTGAGAGATATATCCGTCAGGGTCGGTTTGAAAGAGGAGATCGATTGCGGGGATCCCAACCACAGCACCATCGGCTTTGTGTGTGGAAACCTCTTCTACAACCGCGAGTACCATCTCTTTTGTTATAAGAGGCCTACTCACGTCATGTAATATAACCATGTCAGTGTCAGTACCCGTTAAGTGTTCAAGTCCACGGAGTGCGGACTCTCTTCGTGTTCTTCCTCCCTCTATGATATCTACTGGGGTACTCATATTATATTTTGAAACTATTTCGTGCGTTTTCGCAAACTTGTCAGGGTGTGTGACGATTACAATACGGTTGATCTGTGTAGAATCCCGGACGCTCTTTAGAGAGTAATGTAGCACAGGGAAGCCAGCCGCTTCTGTGAATTGCTTGAATATTTTACCCATTCGTTCGCCAGTGCCGGCGGCAAGAAGGATTGCCGAGATATTTTTATGTGATGTGGTCATTTTTACAGGTATTAAGATTGTGCTTTGGGGTAGCACATACTCCTCAATACTACTATAATTAGTATAAAGTATCCAAATTCATAATGAATCTCCCGCTTAAACGGTATATGTTGCAGAATAACCACAGTGCTGTGGCTATTTGTCTGATGATTGTTGCCACCCTT
It includes:
- a CDS encoding 2-C-methyl-D-erythritol 4-phosphate cytidylyltransferase produces the protein MTTSHKNISAILLAAGTGERMGKIFKQFTEAAGFPVLHYSLKSVRDSTQINRIVIVTHPDKFAKTHEIVSKYNMSTPVDIIEGGRTRRESALRGLEHLTGTDTDMVILHDVSRPLITKEMVLAVVEEVSTHKADGAVVGIPAIDLLFQTDPDGYISQAFDKNSFCYGHTPQCFPFEELLKAHHNVPKERLEDVDNVELMKRNRKDVKIRVLRDFHKNHKLTYPHDIDIIESLLKNSDDRGV